One window of Paludibacter propionicigenes WB4 genomic DNA carries:
- a CDS encoding acetylornithine carbamoyltransferase, translating to MKTYTNVKDLGNLQDAIKEALEIKKNRYAYKNIGENKTLLMVFFNSSLRTRLSTQKAGMNLGMNTMVLDINQGAWKLETERGVIMDGDKPEHILEAIPVMGCYCDVIGVRAFANFESKEFDYQETIINQFIQYSGKPVFSMEAATGHPLQAFADLITIEEYKKTPRPKVVLTWAPHPRALPQAVPNSFADFMNEADVDFVITHPHGYELAEKFVRGAKVEYDQMKAFEGADFIYAKNWAAYQDPNYGKILSTDRSWTVSERQMAVTNNAHFMHCLPVRRNMIVTDEVIESPQSIVIPEAANREISAQVVIKRLLENL from the coding sequence ATGAAAACTTACACCAACGTAAAAGACCTTGGTAACTTGCAGGATGCAATTAAAGAGGCACTGGAGATCAAGAAGAATCGGTATGCTTATAAAAATATAGGCGAAAATAAAACCTTACTTATGGTTTTCTTTAATTCCAGTTTGCGCACTCGCCTGAGTACACAAAAAGCCGGAATGAATCTGGGTATGAACACTATGGTGCTCGACATCAACCAGGGAGCATGGAAACTAGAGACAGAACGTGGTGTAATTATGGACGGCGACAAACCCGAACACATACTGGAGGCAATTCCGGTGATGGGTTGTTACTGCGATGTGATTGGAGTCAGGGCTTTTGCAAATTTTGAGAGCAAAGAATTCGACTATCAGGAGACAATTATCAATCAGTTCATTCAGTATTCGGGAAAACCGGTTTTCAGCATGGAAGCTGCCACAGGACATCCGCTTCAGGCATTTGCCGACCTGATAACCATCGAAGAATACAAAAAAACACCTCGCCCAAAAGTTGTGTTGACATGGGCACCGCATCCTCGTGCATTGCCTCAGGCAGTCCCCAATTCATTTGCCGATTTTATGAACGAAGCCGATGTTGACTTTGTGATAACTCACCCTCATGGTTACGAACTCGCCGAGAAATTTGTGCGTGGTGCTAAAGTGGAGTACGATCAAATGAAAGCCTTCGAAGGAGCCGATTTTATCTATGCCAAAAACTGGGCAGCTTATCAAGATCCAAACTATGGAAAAATTTTGAGTACAGATCGGAGTTGGACGGTAAGTGAGCGACAAATGGCGGTAACCAACAATGCTCATTTTATGCATTGTTTGCCGGTACGTAGAAATATGATTGTGACCGACGAAGTTATTGAAAGTCCGCAGTCGATTGTAATACCCGAAGCTGCTAATCGCGAAATATCAGCTCAGGTAGTAATAAAAAGATTATTAGAAAACTTATAA
- a CDS encoding LuxR C-terminal-related transcriptional regulator, with translation MDANLPVSKTEDKSDELAFFQNIFDLLPAVVYINELQKPGDPLSCRNIWTNKTGLDAVGYSQEEITQMGYRYFQEIIHPDDLEILPIPITKYYEDASLQVLVCMQRVRYKDQSEYHWSYGHGVTIKTFDDGSSRQLLVVAMDITDTMHTDNQLVAALKEIKQLKSCLRLTTFTKREKEILTLIVKGKTDKFISEKLFISIKTAKKHRTNIIHKAGVKNTAELVALLTECGLN, from the coding sequence ATGGATGCAAATTTGCCTGTAAGTAAAACTGAAGATAAGTCGGATGAATTAGCTTTTTTTCAAAATATTTTTGATTTGCTTCCGGCGGTTGTATATATTAATGAACTGCAAAAGCCGGGCGATCCGCTTTCTTGTAGGAATATCTGGACAAATAAAACCGGACTTGATGCGGTGGGCTATTCGCAAGAAGAAATCACGCAAATGGGGTATCGGTATTTTCAGGAAATTATACACCCCGATGACTTGGAAATACTACCCATACCTATTACAAAATATTATGAAGATGCCTCTTTACAGGTGCTTGTTTGTATGCAACGAGTCAGGTATAAAGACCAATCAGAATATCACTGGAGCTATGGTCATGGCGTGACAATAAAAACCTTTGATGATGGTTCGTCGCGACAGTTATTGGTAGTGGCTATGGATATTACGGATACAATGCATACTGATAATCAGCTGGTAGCTGCGTTGAAAGAAATAAAACAGTTAAAGAGCTGCTTAAGGCTCACCACGTTCACCAAAAGGGAGAAGGAAATTCTAACATTAATAGTAAAAGGAAAGACAGATAAATTTATTTCCGAGAAATTGTTTATCAGCATTAAAACGGCCAAAAAGCATCGCACGAATATTATCCATAAAGCGGGTGTGAAAAATACGGCTGAGTTGGTGGCTCTGCTAACAGAATGTGGTTTGAATTAA
- a CDS encoding TIGR00730 family Rossman fold protein, which produces MNIAVFCSSSNHIAAHYKQSAFQLGELIAESGNTLVYGGATGGLMDSVAEGAFSKKGKIIGVIPTAVIRMNRRSALSSELITVETMNERKAQMKALSDVFIVLPGSYGTLDEMLDIIASGIVGEHKKTLYIVNQNEFYDHFLKQIDYMRSELFIPAEEKYKPVIVSNINHCMELIKSSIENS; this is translated from the coding sequence ATGAATATTGCCGTTTTCTGCTCATCGAGCAACCACATAGCTGCGCACTACAAGCAATCAGCTTTTCAACTGGGAGAGCTGATTGCCGAAAGTGGTAACACGCTGGTTTATGGCGGTGCTACTGGAGGTTTAATGGATTCGGTAGCCGAAGGGGCTTTCAGCAAAAAAGGAAAAATCATTGGTGTGATTCCGACAGCCGTAATCCGCATGAACAGGCGAAGTGCGCTGTCTTCTGAGCTCATAACGGTAGAAACCATGAACGAGCGTAAAGCACAAATGAAAGCATTGTCTGACGTCTTTATTGTGCTTCCGGGAAGTTACGGAACATTGGATGAAATGTTGGATATAATTGCTTCAGGTATAGTAGGCGAACACAAGAAAACACTCTACATTGTCAATCAGAATGAATTTTACGATCATTTTCTGAAACAAATAGACTATATGCGCAGTGAGTTATTCATTCCTGCCGAAGAGAAATACAAACCCGTTATCGTTTCGAACATTAATCACTGTATGGAGTTAATTAAATCGTCAATTGAAAACTCATAA
- a CDS encoding radical SAM/SPASM domain-containing protein, translated as MKFKKIYIEITNSCNFDCSFCFKTSRATKFMTPDEFQTIVDKIRPFTNYIYLHVLGEPLLHPQLDEILSIAETAGLNINITTNGGLLQRKKDILLKHSIRQINISLHDAEENIKPEKWDEYLQTMLDFSILFSPKTYVCLRLWNSTNEASENFNAICLKKIGQQFCLSTDDLKIDEKNGNGVKLADHIFLQRAPRFEWPDEDNEQTQTRKTCYALRDHIAILAGGEVIPCCLDADANMKLGNIFTEKLTNILNTNKAKDIKKGFEQRKVVEPICATCGFIID; from the coding sequence TTGAAATTCAAAAAAATATATATAGAAATAACGAATAGCTGCAATTTCGATTGCAGCTTTTGTTTTAAAACGTCGAGAGCTACGAAATTCATGACTCCTGATGAGTTTCAAACAATTGTGGATAAAATACGACCTTTCACCAACTATATCTATTTACATGTGTTGGGCGAACCACTCTTGCACCCACAGCTTGATGAAATTCTGAGCATTGCCGAAACTGCCGGATTAAATATCAATATAACAACCAATGGAGGATTACTGCAACGGAAGAAAGACATTCTGCTCAAACACAGTATCCGACAAATCAATATCTCGCTACATGATGCTGAAGAAAACATTAAACCTGAAAAATGGGATGAATATCTTCAGACTATGCTTGATTTCAGCATCCTGTTCTCCCCAAAAACATACGTTTGCCTCCGGCTATGGAACTCTACAAATGAAGCGAGTGAGAATTTCAACGCTATCTGTCTAAAAAAAATCGGACAACAGTTTTGCTTGTCAACTGATGATCTTAAGATCGATGAAAAAAATGGAAATGGAGTAAAACTGGCCGATCATATTTTCCTGCAACGTGCTCCGCGGTTCGAGTGGCCTGACGAAGATAACGAGCAGACGCAAACCCGGAAGACATGTTATGCATTGCGCGATCATATAGCCATACTGGCCGGTGGAGAAGTGATTCCGTGCTGTCTGGATGCCGATGCCAATATGAAACTGGGAAATATCTTTACCGAAAAACTGACAAACATTCTAAACACGAACAAAGCCAAAGACATAAAAAAAGGGTTCGAACAACGAAAAGTTGTCGAACCCATATGTGCCACCTGCGGGTTTATTATTGATTAG
- the argB gene encoding acetylglutamate kinase has protein sequence MEKLTLVKVGGKIVEEPQSLKQLLSDFSKIKGYKVLVHGGGRSATALAAKLGIESKMVNGRRITDEETLKVVTMVYGGLVNKQIVAGLQAIGVNALGLTGADMNYMRSEKRPVKDVDYGFVGDVKEVNADILADLIGKGVVPVLAPLTHDKEGNLLNTNADTIAGEAAKALAGHFEVTLMYCFEKKGVLTDENDDESVISNLTPELFEKYVAEGVINGGMIPKLENSFEALNAGVRAVVITRADLIHTDGGTKIEL, from the coding sequence ATGGAAAAACTTACACTCGTAAAAGTTGGAGGGAAAATAGTTGAAGAACCTCAAAGTCTGAAACAGTTGTTATCCGATTTCTCAAAAATAAAAGGTTACAAGGTGCTGGTACATGGTGGTGGACGCTCGGCTACCGCTTTGGCAGCCAAACTTGGAATAGAAAGTAAAATGGTAAACGGTCGTCGCATTACTGATGAAGAAACTCTGAAAGTGGTGACGATGGTTTATGGCGGTCTGGTGAACAAACAAATAGTAGCCGGACTTCAGGCTATTGGTGTAAATGCATTAGGATTGACCGGTGCTGATATGAATTACATGCGTTCTGAAAAACGTCCTGTAAAGGATGTGGATTATGGCTTTGTGGGTGATGTGAAAGAGGTAAATGCCGATATCCTGGCCGACTTAATTGGCAAAGGTGTTGTTCCTGTACTGGCTCCGTTGACACACGATAAAGAAGGAAATCTATTGAATACCAATGCGGATACCATAGCCGGTGAAGCAGCTAAAGCTTTAGCCGGACATTTTGAAGTGACGCTGATGTATTGCTTTGAAAAGAAAGGAGTGTTGACTGATGAGAATGATGACGAAAGCGTCATTTCGAATCTGACTCCAGAACTTTTTGAGAAATATGTTGCCGAAGGGGTGATCAATGGAGGTATGATTCCAAAACTGGAAAACTCATTTGAAGCGCTGAATGCAGGTGTGAGAGCAGTGGTTATCACCAGAGCAGACCTGATTCATACTGATGGAGGAACGAAGATAGAACTTTAG
- a CDS encoding KpsF/GutQ family sugar-phosphate isomerase gives MDFIQRSKEIFNLEIAELQKLADKIGPEINQAVEQIYACKGKLVIMGVGKTGIIGHKIASSLASTGTSSIFINAAEAMHGDLGMINSNDIVMLISNSGNSAEILNVVAPLKEIGCSLMAMTGNPRSALAKEVSLVLNVGISKEACPLGLAPTTSTTATLVMGDALTICLMERRGFKAENFALYHPGGALGRRLISRVKDEMFTDIPKVHETTIFKDIIYEVSNKRLGMTMVYNDAEQAVGIITDGDIRRAIQKFDELKNLTAAEIMTHSFKRITPDELLTEALELMDINKITTLTVVDASDQVIGILSIHNIIDFRIKHK, from the coding sequence ATGGATTTTATACAACGAAGCAAAGAGATATTTAATCTTGAAATAGCCGAACTCCAAAAGCTAGCAGACAAGATTGGACCGGAAATAAACCAAGCCGTGGAACAAATTTATGCCTGCAAAGGGAAATTGGTTATCATGGGAGTGGGTAAAACGGGAATTATCGGACACAAAATCGCATCCTCGCTTGCTTCAACCGGCACCTCGTCGATATTTATAAATGCTGCCGAAGCCATGCATGGCGACCTGGGCATGATTAATAGTAACGATATAGTGATGTTGATTTCTAACAGTGGCAACTCTGCTGAAATTCTGAATGTAGTGGCTCCACTCAAGGAAATTGGTTGCTCACTGATGGCTATGACCGGCAATCCAAGATCCGCATTGGCAAAAGAGGTATCATTGGTTCTCAATGTCGGCATATCAAAGGAAGCCTGTCCACTCGGACTTGCACCAACTACATCAACCACGGCCACCCTGGTTATGGGCGATGCGCTGACCATCTGCTTAATGGAGCGTAGGGGATTTAAAGCCGAAAATTTTGCTCTTTATCATCCGGGAGGAGCATTAGGTCGTCGCCTGATTTCAAGAGTGAAAGATGAAATGTTCACTGACATTCCGAAAGTACATGAAACCACTATTTTCAAGGATATTATTTACGAGGTAAGTAATAAGCGCCTTGGAATGACAATGGTTTACAACGACGCTGAACAAGCTGTAGGCATCATAACCGATGGTGATATCAGACGTGCCATTCAAAAATTTGATGAGCTCAAGAACCTTACTGCTGCTGAAATTATGACTCACAGCTTCAAGAGAATTACTCCTGATGAGCTACTCACTGAAGCACTTGAGCTCATGGACATCAACAAAATAACAACTTTAACCGTTGTAGATGCGTCAGATCAGGTTATTGGTATTCTTTCTATTCATAATATTATTGATTTCAGAATAAAGCATAAATAA
- a CDS encoding alpha/beta hydrolase, with protein sequence MKQLFISVFFLLLFCHALSAQQEIKLYPNGSHESNGITLPETYRDPEFIINTSEPRMYVYPAPKEIASGAAVLICPGGGYVGVAQIKEGSEIAKWFNDLGVTAFVLYYRMPNGHAGLPLADAQTALKIIHKRAKVWNIDKNKIGIMGFSAGGHLASTAGTHFRTKTERPSFMILAYPVVTMSKELTHAGSRENLLGKDPSAELVRQYSNELQVTKRTPPTFIVHAKDDGAVPIANSENLLKALKAKNVPAELHTFDVGGHGFGMRKNGIPADNWPELLKTWLKEKKLIN encoded by the coding sequence ATGAAACAACTATTTATCTCTGTTTTTTTTCTTTTATTGTTTTGTCATGCTTTGTCGGCACAGCAGGAAATAAAACTTTACCCAAACGGATCGCATGAAAGTAATGGAATTACTTTGCCTGAGACTTACCGTGATCCTGAATTTATAATTAATACATCTGAACCACGCATGTATGTCTACCCTGCACCTAAAGAAATAGCTAGTGGAGCAGCAGTTTTAATATGTCCGGGAGGTGGCTATGTAGGTGTTGCGCAGATTAAAGAAGGTTCGGAAATTGCTAAATGGTTCAATGATTTAGGTGTAACGGCTTTTGTATTATATTATCGAATGCCTAATGGACATGCCGGTTTACCGCTGGCCGATGCTCAAACTGCACTGAAAATAATTCACAAACGTGCTAAAGTTTGGAATATCGACAAAAATAAAATCGGCATTATGGGCTTCTCTGCCGGTGGACATTTAGCTTCTACAGCCGGTACGCATTTTAGAACGAAAACAGAACGCCCATCGTTTATGATTCTGGCCTATCCTGTGGTAACAATGAGCAAAGAGCTGACGCATGCCGGGTCACGTGAAAATCTTTTGGGTAAAGACCCTTCTGCCGAATTGGTAAGACAATATTCAAATGAGTTACAAGTGACAAAAAGGACTCCGCCTACATTTATTGTTCACGCAAAAGATGATGGGGCTGTGCCAATTGCCAATAGTGAGAATTTGCTGAAAGCATTGAAAGCGAAAAATGTACCTGCAGAACTTCATACATTTGATGTCGGTGGTCATGGATTTGGAATGAGAAAAAACGGTATTCCGGCAGATAACTGGCCTGAATTATTGAAAACCTGGTTGAAAGAAAAAAAACTTATAAATTGA
- the kdsA gene encoding 3-deoxy-8-phosphooctulonate synthase, translating into MIIDTCKINVINRFEIGGSNRFVLIAGPCAIESEEMTMMVAAKLKEICEELDIHLIFKSSFDKANRSSVKAPRGLGMKRGLEILQRVKTELDLPIVTDVHEAWQCAEVAKVADMLQIPAFLSRQTDLLVAAAQTGKIVNVKKGQFMAPWDMKNVIDKLRDSGNENILLCERGSSFGYNNLVVDMTGLVEMRSYGFPVVFDATHAVQKPGGQGTSTGGNREMVPYLMRAALAVGVDAIFAEVHPDPDHAFSDGPNQIHLSRIKEILEQAIAIDNITKQLAVSNKQQAVCAKIPTKNHQPIKIKLLLTDVDGVLTDAGMYYSEAGDELKKFNTHDGMGLQLIRDKGIKTGIITSEDTKLVERRFNKLKLDYLYQGKREGGKLASVKEICSKEGLKLSEVAYIGDDVNCFELLSNVGLAACPSNALDTIKNIPGIIQMKKKGGEGCVREFVEMIMNSYC; encoded by the coding sequence ATGATAATCGATACGTGCAAAATAAACGTCATTAATCGCTTTGAAATCGGAGGGAGTAATCGCTTCGTATTAATTGCAGGTCCCTGCGCCATTGAATCGGAAGAAATGACCATGATGGTGGCCGCCAAACTCAAAGAAATTTGCGAAGAGCTTGATATTCATCTCATCTTTAAATCATCGTTCGACAAGGCTAACCGATCTTCGGTAAAAGCTCCACGAGGCTTAGGTATGAAACGCGGACTTGAGATACTTCAACGTGTAAAAACAGAACTTGATTTACCCATTGTTACCGATGTGCATGAAGCCTGGCAATGTGCTGAAGTTGCTAAAGTTGCTGACATGTTGCAAATCCCCGCTTTCCTGTCGCGCCAAACAGATTTATTGGTGGCAGCTGCGCAGACCGGCAAAATTGTCAATGTAAAGAAAGGTCAGTTTATGGCACCCTGGGATATGAAAAATGTAATTGACAAATTACGTGATTCAGGCAACGAAAATATCCTGCTTTGCGAACGTGGATCCAGTTTTGGATATAACAATCTGGTGGTGGACATGACAGGATTGGTCGAAATGCGTTCTTACGGATTTCCGGTGGTTTTTGATGCGACGCATGCTGTTCAGAAACCCGGAGGACAAGGAACTTCCACCGGAGGAAATCGCGAGATGGTTCCCTATCTGATGCGTGCTGCACTAGCTGTTGGAGTTGATGCCATTTTTGCTGAAGTGCATCCTGATCCCGACCATGCTTTTTCTGATGGGCCAAATCAGATTCACCTTTCAAGAATAAAAGAGATCCTAGAGCAAGCAATTGCTATTGATAATATTACAAAACAGTTAGCAGTAAGCAATAAGCAGCAAGCAGTATGCGCAAAAATCCCAACTAAAAATCACCAACCCATTAAAATAAAACTCTTATTGACCGATGTGGATGGCGTGCTGACCGATGCAGGAATGTATTATTCCGAAGCAGGTGATGAATTGAAGAAATTCAATACTCACGATGGAATGGGTCTGCAACTGATTAGGGATAAAGGCATTAAAACTGGTATTATCACCTCCGAAGATACAAAACTTGTAGAACGAAGATTCAACAAACTTAAGTTAGACTACCTGTATCAGGGCAAACGCGAAGGCGGTAAGCTTGCCTCTGTGAAAGAAATATGCAGTAAGGAAGGTTTGAAATTATCGGAAGTTGCCTACATTGGTGACGATGTAAATTGTTTTGAACTTTTGTCGAATGTTGGCTTAGCTGCTTGTCCATCAAACGCATTGGACACTATCAAAAATATTCCCGGAATTATTCAGATGAAGAAAAAAGGCGGTGAAGGATGCGTTCGGGAGTTTGTGGAAATGATTATGAACAGCTATTGCTGA
- a CDS encoding M20 family metallo-hydrolase: protein MYQDETNDAVALLQQLIAIPSFSKEEKQVADFLERYIEMKGYVAVRKDNNVWILPPGFDSERPTVLLNSHIDTVKPVAGWMRDAFKPSVENGKLFGLGSNDAGASVVSLLHAFFYLTQKQQSYNLIFAASAEEEISGRNGIESLLHELPKIDFAIVGEPTGMNLAVAEKGLMVLDCEVQGKAGHAARNEGENAIYKALSAIEWFKTFDFEKKSELLGAVKMTVTQINAGTQHNVIPDKCSFVVDVRSNEMYSNQEILDEIDRHIECSVIPRSTRLSSTATPLNHAIVKRGRELNRTVFGSPTLSDQALMPFPSLKMGPGDSARSHTADEYILISEINEAIDIYIKLLDGLTI, encoded by the coding sequence ATGTATCAAGACGAAACGAACGATGCCGTAGCTTTACTTCAACAGCTGATTGCTATTCCTTCTTTCAGCAAAGAGGAAAAACAGGTGGCAGATTTTCTCGAGCGATATATCGAGATGAAGGGTTATGTGGCAGTTCGAAAAGACAATAATGTATGGATATTGCCTCCCGGATTTGATTCGGAACGCCCTACAGTGCTGCTGAATTCTCATATTGATACGGTGAAGCCGGTTGCAGGTTGGATGCGCGATGCGTTTAAACCGTCAGTGGAGAATGGGAAGTTATTTGGTTTGGGAAGTAACGATGCGGGTGCGAGTGTGGTGAGTTTACTGCATGCTTTTTTTTACCTTACGCAGAAGCAACAATCCTATAATCTGATTTTTGCCGCGTCGGCCGAAGAGGAAATTTCGGGTCGCAATGGGATAGAAAGCCTATTGCATGAATTGCCCAAAATTGATTTTGCCATAGTGGGCGAGCCTACGGGAATGAATTTAGCTGTTGCTGAGAAAGGATTGATGGTGCTCGACTGCGAAGTTCAGGGAAAGGCAGGACATGCAGCGCGTAATGAAGGCGAAAATGCTATATACAAAGCTTTGTCTGCTATCGAATGGTTTAAAACATTTGATTTTGAAAAAAAATCGGAGCTTCTTGGTGCTGTAAAAATGACCGTGACGCAGATAAATGCCGGTACGCAACACAATGTGATTCCGGATAAATGTTCTTTTGTGGTTGATGTGCGGAGCAATGAAATGTATTCCAATCAGGAAATTCTGGATGAAATTGACAGGCATATTGAATGCTCTGTTATTCCTCGCTCAACGCGTTTGAGTTCAACTGCTACGCCATTAAACCATGCAATAGTGAAACGTGGGCGTGAATTGAACAGAACTGTTTTTGGGTCGCCGACTCTTTCTGATCAGGCGCTTATGCCTTTCCCCAGTCTGAAAATGGGACCCGGCGATTCTGCCCGTTCTCATACGGCTGATGAATATATTTTGATTAGCGAAATAAACGAAGCTATAGATATTTATATAAAGTTATTGGATGGATTGACCATTTAG
- a CDS encoding adenine phosphoribosyltransferase: protein MNLETVIASIRNVPDFPKPGIIFKDITTAMKDAEVLKFISDSLYEEYKDKGITKVVGVESRGFVLGSILAYKLGAGFVLLRKPGKLPADTYKVDYDLEYGSDSLEIHKDSIAENDVVLLHDDLLATGGSANAALELLKKFSHNPVYVSFLIELTFLDGKKRLGAAKEIHSLIQF from the coding sequence ATGAATTTAGAAACAGTTATCGCTTCCATTCGAAATGTACCGGATTTTCCAAAACCGGGAATCATATTTAAAGATATTACCACTGCCATGAAAGATGCAGAAGTACTGAAATTTATTTCAGACAGTCTGTACGAAGAATATAAAGATAAAGGAATAACCAAGGTGGTTGGGGTCGAAAGCCGCGGATTTGTACTGGGAAGTATTTTGGCATACAAATTGGGAGCCGGTTTTGTATTGTTACGTAAGCCGGGTAAACTGCCTGCCGACACTTACAAGGTAGATTACGACCTTGAATATGGTTCGGATTCGCTAGAAATACACAAAGATTCGATAGCGGAAAACGATGTGGTTTTGTTGCATGACGATTTGTTGGCTACCGGAGGAAGCGCCAATGCGGCATTGGAACTGCTCAAGAAATTCTCTCACAATCCGGTGTATGTCAGTTTCTTGATAGAACTTACTTTTTTGGACGGTAAAAAACGGTTGGGAGCAGCAAAAGAGATTCACTCACTAATTCAATTTTAA
- a CDS encoding glycoside hydrolase family 16 protein — MNLFWKKLFGGITPTAKLEKDEAELVKAMHRYAEVEKSVELAEYKKLSHIIKSAKFQENKKILKNRKYKDTEEYRVTKKYKKLHNSPAIKLYYHVLESDILKQFLNFKKTPDYELLGDKKKVQASENLRKFKQFEHSKEYKTYIRFHNSYIIKEYEQLETKIIKPEFIKANEFWANENRWHSTPEFTQQQRFHELAKNEDIIFYINEKPERFKNYRSLKPTFKDEFEWNTLDKSHWNFGFHYKSDQLIASHSFANEKQANNAGKNISVENGILKIATKHETVTARAWDVSKGFIDKEFNFTSDVLQTANTFRQKRGMFRAKLRCAGNVQHAFWLGADGKLPHVNIFQYDGKNITLGNANKNVVDGIKITGLNASKFYIYSLIWSDKELIWLINDLEVYRTASNIPTDSMYLAFNSFISQNQKGSAGSLEVDWVRAFTIA, encoded by the coding sequence ATGAATCTGTTTTGGAAAAAACTTTTTGGAGGAATTACTCCTACAGCCAAACTCGAAAAAGATGAAGCTGAACTCGTAAAGGCAATGCATAGATATGCAGAAGTTGAAAAATCTGTTGAACTTGCTGAATATAAAAAACTCTCTCACATCATTAAGTCAGCTAAATTTCAGGAGAACAAAAAGATTCTAAAAAACAGGAAATATAAAGATACTGAAGAGTACAGAGTGACGAAGAAGTACAAGAAACTTCATAACTCACCGGCAATTAAACTTTATTACCACGTACTGGAATCTGACATTCTAAAGCAGTTTCTGAACTTTAAGAAAACACCCGACTATGAATTATTAGGTGATAAGAAAAAAGTACAAGCTTCTGAAAATCTCAGGAAATTTAAACAATTCGAACATTCCAAAGAGTATAAAACCTACATACGATTTCATAACTCTTACATTATAAAAGAGTATGAACAGCTTGAAACTAAAATAATAAAACCCGAATTTATTAAAGCAAACGAATTTTGGGCAAACGAAAACCGCTGGCACAGCACCCCCGAGTTTACTCAACAACAACGCTTTCACGAACTAGCTAAAAACGAAGATATTATTTTTTATATAAACGAAAAACCCGAACGTTTCAAGAATTACCGTTCTTTAAAACCAACGTTCAAAGATGAATTCGAATGGAACACATTGGATAAGTCGCACTGGAATTTCGGATTTCACTATAAAAGCGACCAACTCATCGCGAGCCATTCGTTTGCCAATGAAAAACAGGCTAATAATGCCGGAAAAAACATCTCGGTGGAAAACGGAATACTGAAAATAGCCACCAAACACGAAACTGTTACAGCCCGAGCCTGGGATGTATCTAAAGGTTTTATCGATAAAGAATTTAATTTTACCTCTGATGTATTGCAAACTGCCAATACTTTCCGTCAAAAACGAGGAATGTTTCGTGCCAAACTTCGTTGCGCAGGCAATGTTCAGCATGCTTTTTGGTTGGGAGCCGATGGAAAATTGCCTCACGTCAATATTTTCCAATACGATGGAAAAAACATAACGCTGGGTAATGCCAACAAAAACGTAGTTGACGGAATTAAAATTACAGGATTAAATGCTTCTAAATTTTATATCTATTCGCTGATATGGTCTGACAAAGAGCTTATCTGGCTCATTAATGATTTGGAGGTTTATCGTACTGCCAGCAACATTCCGACAGATTCCATGTACCTTGCGTTCAACTCATTTATCTCTCAAAATCAAAAAGGAAGTGCGGGAAGCCTTGAAGTTGACTGGGTTCGTGCATTCACAATTGCTTAA